A window of the Camelus dromedarius isolate mCamDro1 chromosome 5, mCamDro1.pat, whole genome shotgun sequence genome harbors these coding sequences:
- the CCDC177 gene encoding coiled-coil domain-containing protein 177, which produces MVDPVPEEKAGAEPGGSEGDEDAASVPPDSQGAQQPAASSASASATVPRKAEVPCAAEGGRREQSPLLHLDLFNFDCPEAEGSRYVLTSPRSLEACARCAVKPVELLPRALADLVREAPGRSMRVATGLYEAYEAERRAKLQQCRDERERIVREEKRRLFTPLGSAPATASAPSAGSSSSCSSASLPASPAPRAARKASSSPSPARPQPPPAGSRAGRKSHSLDSLSRRREGALSSESGASSSSYSGESLRELHWPPRASARNSCTAGSASSAPNPLGRPSALALVPLTGRSFSLGDLSHSPQTAQHVERIVRQVRAERGLRGVPERDRKIAALMLARHQEERLLLEQRAAAHGQWEQQRVRAEQRREREEREKQRALEQGRRAWAAQVEERRGRRGREEREEARRRQRQCERSEERRRELAERQGLLRRERAERAAREDRLRKLQQEQNLKQREEGLQEGRERAEQIRRERAQRAASTKQRQEGQLQREKRELSRADRARHQALLQGRARQEREEREGLRSSLEATLGRAQENYEHLVEQRTRELRERARREELQGRRAKEAAERKDREHQAHLEALARAGERRLQHAAQAAEEAVQQKARRVGQSRLEKERAQRANKEKVERDEDCRRRELLQAIGRKLERSEQLSRERRSALESARSTARASFHVREKVRQETNTRSFDRMVREAQLHASLDRK; this is translated from the coding sequence ATGGTGGATCCCGTGCCTGAAGAGAAGGCGGGAGCCGAGCCCGGAGGCTCAGAAGGAGACGAAGACGCCGCGTCTGTGCCCCCTGACTCCCAGGGCGCCCAGCAGCCCGCAGCCTCTTCAGCCTCGGCCTCCGCCACGGTGCCCCGCAAGGCTGAAGTCCCGTGCGCAGCAGAAGGCGGGCGACGGGAGCAGTCCCCGCTGCTGCACCTCGACCTCTTCAACTTCGACTGTCCGGAGGCCGAGGGCAGCCGCTACGTGCTGACCAGTCCCCGCTCGCTAGAGGCCTGCGCCCGCTGCGCCGTCAAACCCGTGGAGCTGCTGCCACGGGCCCTGGCGGACCTGGTGCGCGAAGCCCCAGGCCGCTCTATGCGAGTGGCCACCGGCCTGTACGAGGCCTACGAGGCAGAGCGGCGTGCCAAGCTGCAGCAGTGCCGGGACGAGCGCGAGCGCATCGTGCGCGAGGAGAAGCGGCGCCTCTTCACGCCGCTGGGCTCCGCACCCGCCACAGCCTCGGCCCCCAGCgcgggcagcagcagcagttgcAGCAGCGCCAGCCTCCCGGCATCGCCCGCACCACGAGCCGCCCGCAAGGCCTCCTCCAGCCCGTCCCCGGCCCGGCCCCAACCTCCGCCCGCGGGGTCGCGGGCAGGTAGGAAGAGCCACTCACTAGACTCTTTGTCACGCCGGAGGGAAGGCGCCCTCAGTTCCGAGTCCGGCGCATCGTCGTCATCCTACAGCGGGGAGAGCTTGCGGGAGCTGCACTGGCCGCCGCGGGCCTCGGCCAGGAACAGCTGCACGGCAGGGTCGGCCTCCTCTGCTCCCAATCCTCTGGGCCGCCCGTCCGCCCTGGCCCTGGTTCCGCTCACCGGCCGCAGCTTCAGCCTCGGTGACCTGAGCCACTCGCCGCAGACGGCTCAGCACGTGGAGCGCATCGTGCGCCAAGTGCGCGCCGAGCGTGGCCTGCGTGGGGTGCCCGAGCGCGACCGGAAGATCGCGGCGCTGATGCTGGCACGTCACCAGGAGGAGCGCCTGTTGCTGGAGCAGCGCGCCGCGGCCCACGGCCAGTGGGAGCAGCAGCGCGTCCGAGCAGAGCAGCGGCGGGAGCGCGAGGAGCGCGAGAAGCAGCGCGCCCTGGAGCAGGGCCGCCGGGCCTGGGCAGCGCAGGTGGAGGAGCGGCGCGGCCGCCGAGGCCGCGAGGAGCGCGAGGAGGCGCGGAGGCGGCAGAGGCAGTGCGAGCGCAGCGAGGAGCGGCGGCGGGAGCTGGCCGAGCGCCAGGGCTTGCTGCGGCGGGAGAGGGCGGAGCGCGCGGCCCGGGAGGACCGGCTGCGCaagctgcagcaggagcagaatcTGAAGCAGCGGGAGGAGGGCCTGCAAGAAGGGCGCGAACGGGCGGAGCAGATCCGCAGGGAGCGGGCCCAGCGCGCGGCCAGCACCAAGCAGCGTCAGGAAGGCCAGCTGCAGCGGGAGAAGCGGGAGCTGAGCCGGGCCGACCGGGCACGCCACCAGGCGCTGCTGCAAGGCCGGGCCCGGCAGGAGCGTGAGGAGCGCGAGGGTTTGCGGAGCTCCCTAGAGGCCACCTTGGGCCGCGCGCAGGAAAACTACGAGCATTTAGTGGAGCAGCGCACCCGGGAGCTGCGAGAGCGGGCCCGAAGGGAGGAATTGCAGGGCCGGCGGGCCAAGGAAGCGGCCGAGCGCAAAGATCGGGAACATCAGGCGCATCTGGAGGCGCTGGCCCGGGCGGGCGAGCGACGGCTGCAGCACGCGGCGCAGGCTGCTGAGGAGGCAGTGCAGCAGAAGGCGCGGCGCGTGGGCCAGAGCCGTCTAGAGAAGGAGCGGGCGCAACGCGCCAACAAGGAGAAGGTGGAGAGGGACGAAGACTGCCGCCGGCGGGAACTGCTCCAAGCCATCGGGCGCAAGCTGGAACGTAGCGAGCAGCTGTCTCGGGAGCGCCGCAGCGCGCTGGAGAGCGCCCGCTCCACTGCCCGGGCGTCCTTCCACGTGCGCGAGAAGGTGCGCCAGGAGACCAACACTCGCTCCTTCGACCGCATGGTGCGCGAGGCCCAGCTGCACGCCAGCCTAGACCGTAAATGA